CAATATTTTTCAATGTTATTTGTGGTTCTATCATCAAATCTTACTCCAATAGCAAGTATAACATCAGCATGATGCATAGCCATATTTGCTTCATATGTTCCATGCATGCCGATCATATGAAGATTTTGAGGATGTTGGCCAGGAAATGCTCCTAATCCCATTAAGGAAGTTGTTACTGGAATATTTAAAATTTCTGCTAGTTTTTGAATTTTTTTAGAACTATTTGAAATGATTATTCCTCCACCAATATATATAATTGGTTTTTGAGCAGATAATAATATTTTTAATATTTGTTTTAATTTTTTGGTGTTACATTCTGGTATTTTTAGGTAACGTGGTTTTATATGTATTGATTGAGTTTGAATATATGGTTTTGTGTTGACGTGGTTTAAAATATTTTTTGGAATATCTATTACAACAGGTCCTGGTCTTCCTGTTACAGCTAATAAAAATGATTTTTTAAAAATAATTGGGATATCTTCGATATGTTTAATAAGAAAGCTATGTTTAACGATCGGTCTGGAAATACCTAACATATCACATTCTTGAAATGCGTCATATCCAATTAATGATGCATCAACTTGTCCTGAAATAATGATCATTGGAATTGAATCCATATAAGCAGTAGCAATTCCTGTAATTGAATTAGTTGCTCCTGGACCTGAAGTAACAAGTACGACTCCTATTTTACCTGTTGCTCGAGCGTATCCATCTGCCATATGAGTAGCACTTTGTTCATGTCGTACAAGTATATGTTTGATTAAAGAGTTTTTTTTTAATACATCATAAATATCTAAAACAGATCCTCCGGGATACCCAAATATATATTTTATTCCTTGATCAATGAGTGCGCGAATGACTATTTCTGATCCTGAAAATATTTCCATTTTTTTTCCTTAATGTCACTTTTTATAATATATCTCATTAAATTGTATAGTTATGTTCTTTTTGATGAGGTTATATTAAATATAGAATGTAAAATGTCATTTTATTTACTTAGTTTGTATAATTTATTGGGTAATATTTAATTGTTTTTAGTTTTATTGTATGGTAGTCATTGTTATTAATAATATATATACTTTGAACGTGTGAAATGTTTTAGGTATATAATGATATTATTTAATGTATATACATTAAGGTATATGAATAATATATCAGAGTAAGTATTTTATAATTGTATATAATAAATATATATTTGATCGATATTATATGGTAGTGTATGTGTATGAAATAATTTTTTGTATAAGATTCATTAATGATTTTATATTTATATATATAATATCAGAATAGGTTTAATTGATATTTCTTAATAGTTGATTAATTTCTGTTTTTTTTAATGTATTATGATCAACTTGTTTGACAATTATAGCACAATATAAATTATATTTTTTATCTTGTGAAGGTAGAGTACCTGGTACTACAACGGAACCGGATGGTATTTTTCCATAAGTAATTGTTTTTGTTTGTCGATTGTATATTTTAGTACTTTGGCTAATATATACCCCCATTGAGATTACGGATCCTTCTTCAACAATTACTCCTTCAACAATTTCAGATCTAGCGCCGATAAAACAATTGTCTTCAATAATAGTAGGATTATTTTGTATGGGTTCTAGTACTCCTCCTATTCCTACTCCTCCAGAAAGATGAACGTTTTTTCCTATTCGGGCACAAGATCCCACAGTAGACCATGTGTCTATCATGGTTCCACTATCTATGTATGCTCCTATATTTATAAAAGAAGGCATAAGTATAGTGTTTTTACCAATAAATGCTCCTTTTCGAATTGTTGTTGGAGGTACAATACGGATATTATTTTTTTTTAATTCTAAATCTGTAATATTTTCATATTTTAGGTTAATTTTATCGTAGAAGGTGTTTTTTGTTTCTTGATTAATTTGATTTTTTTGAATACAAAAATATAATAATATTGCTTTTTTTAACCATTGATGTGTAATCCATTGTCCAGATATTTTTTCTGATACAGTTAATAATCCATGATCGATAAGATTAATTGTTTGGTGTATAGCATTAAAATCTGAACAGGTAATATTTTTATAGTTGATTTGATCTTTAAGTTTAAAAATTTCATTGATAGTTTTTTTTAGTTTTTTCATAATATTAACTCTTTTTTTTGTTAAATATTTTTATATATTCTATTTATTTTTTCTTTTTTTCTGAGTGTTAAAATTTCACATCCATCTTTTGTTACTAAAATAGTATGTTCATATTGTGCCGATAAACTGTTATCTTTTGTTTTTATTGTCCAACCATCTTGCATACAAAATACATGTTTTTCACCTAAATTAATTATTGGTTCTATAGTGAATATCATACCTTCTTGTAAAATTATTTTTTTATAATTGTTTAAATAATGTAAAATGTATGGTTTTTCATGAAAATTTTTACCAATGCCATGTCCACAATATTCTTCTACAATAGAATATGGTGTTGTATTAATATATTTTTGTATTTCTTTTCCAATTAGATTTATTGGAATACCTGGTTTAATTATTTTAAATGTAGAATAAAGACTCTGTTGTGCTGCATAACATAGTTTTTTAGCTTCTTTTTTTTTACATGGGTGGATGATAAACATTTTAGAAGTGTCTGCATAATATTTGTCTTTGATAATTGTGACATCAATATTAACAATATCACCTTTTTTTAGTTTTTCTTGATGATTAGGTATACCATGACATACAACGTTATTTACAGATATACAAACAGATTTTGGAAATCCTTGATATCCTAAACATCCAGGTATAGCTTTTTGTTTATTTTTAATATAATCATGACAAATATTGTTTAATTCTAAGGTTGTGATATCAGGAACAAGGTATGGTTTAATCATATCGAGTACTTCAGATGCAAGATAACCAGATATTTTCATTTTTTCAATGTCGTTTTTATTTTTTATAACAATGTTCATTTTTATTCATAGTCATATTTGTATATTTAAAAATTTGAATCTATCATATATTTTGAATATTAGTTTTGAATTTTTTTATTTTATATATTGAATATTTATCATATAATAATATTAAAAAATTTAATTTTTATTTTTGAAATAATATTAATATTTGATTTTAAGTTATTATATATTTAATTATGTGTAATAATTAAAATTATAAAGAAGTGATATAGTTAATA
This portion of the Buchnera aphidicola (Stegophylla sp.) genome encodes:
- the ilvB gene encoding biosynthetic-type acetolactate synthase large subunit, with the translated sequence MEIFSGSEIVIRALIDQGIKYIFGYPGGSVLDIYDVLKKNSLIKHILVRHEQSATHMADGYARATGKIGVVLVTSGPGATNSITGIATAYMDSIPMIIISGQVDASLIGYDAFQECDMLGISRPIVKHSFLIKHIEDIPIIFKKSFLLAVTGRPGPVVIDIPKNILNHVNTKPYIQTQSIHIKPRYLKIPECNTKKLKQILKILLSAQKPIIYIGGGIIISNSSKKIQKLAEILNIPVTTSLMGLGAFPGQHPQNLHMIGMHGTYEANMAMHHADVILAIGVRFDDRTTNNIEKYCPHAQIIHIDIDPTSISKTIIANISIVGDAKEILHNLLQLLKYHNTYINPNRLIPWWIRITKWRKKNSLKYNTNSKKIKPQHVIEILWKLTKGQAYITTDVGQHQMFTALYYTFNKPRRWINSGGLGTMGFGLPAALGVKLALPKEKVICITGDGSIQMNIQELSTAMQYQLPILILNLNNRSLGMVRQWQDILYAGRHSHSYMKSLPNFVKLSESYGHIGISITQKNKLKKKLKFALEKLLNGYLVFVDIYIDHHEHVYPMQIKGGGMNEMRFKK
- the dapD gene encoding 2,3,4,5-tetrahydropyridine-2,6-dicarboxylate N-succinyltransferase — translated: MKKLKKTINEIFKLKDQINYKNITCSDFNAIHQTINLIDHGLLTVSEKISGQWITHQWLKKAILLYFCIQKNQINQETKNTFYDKINLKYENITDLELKKNNIRIVPPTTIRKGAFIGKNTILMPSFINIGAYIDSGTMIDTWSTVGSCARIGKNVHLSGGVGIGGVLEPIQNNPTIIEDNCFIGARSEIVEGVIVEEGSVISMGVYISQSTKIYNRQTKTITYGKIPSGSVVVPGTLPSQDKKYNLYCAIIVKQVDHNTLKKTEINQLLRNIN
- the map gene encoding type I methionyl aminopeptidase, encoding MNIVIKNKNDIEKMKISGYLASEVLDMIKPYLVPDITTLELNNICHDYIKNKQKAIPGCLGYQGFPKSVCISVNNVVCHGIPNHQEKLKKGDIVNIDVTIIKDKYYADTSKMFIIHPCKKKEAKKLCYAAQQSLYSTFKIIKPGIPINLIGKEIQKYINTTPYSIVEEYCGHGIGKNFHEKPYILHYLNNYKKIILQEGMIFTIEPIINLGEKHVFCMQDGWTIKTKDNSLSAQYEHTILVTKDGCEILTLRKKEKINRIYKNI